atcgacgctgcttggaaggcgcgctcgagggagcacaccgcatctctttcttcgcagggaaCTGTGATGATCCTgtcgctccctggcatcttgagggcgttgtagccgtggtgcgtcactgccatgaacttggccagggctggatacccgaggatggcattgtacggcagacggatgtgggcgacgtcgaagtcgatgagctcggtgcggtagttgttgcattctccgaaggtgacgggaaggaggacctgccctatcggcgtggtggagccATCAGTCATGCCCGATAAGGGCttagtgggctgaagctgatcgtatggcacttgaaggttgtcgaacgtctcgacggacaggacattgagccctgcgccgccgtcaatgagagtcttggtgacttgcatgttgctgatgacgggtgaacaaagcattgggagagcgccagcggtagccgcgcacttgagctgatctgccgaactaaaagtgatggcacacttggaccacctgagcgggcgagtggcctcgagcttggggaggaccgcgTTCACCTTGCGAGCATACTTCTTGAAGATACGCTATGGGGCTGGGGCTTGAGCTACGctcaagatgcaggcgatagcacgcggctcctggaagcccccagccccctcatcttgatggtggtcgtcgttccttcttggtggtggcgacagcggaggatgaccggggttgccctgagggcgatcctcgcgaggttgatccctccaggcgccctcgtgaggctgatcttgccaatggtcctcacgaggtcggttgcaccactcctggcatgggccatggtcgtcccagcatcctccgcgacgtcctcctcctcggccgtagcctcagtcgttgcgctcggggcttCGACCGAAGCGTCCGTCACGAAtcgccctgagctcttgacaatcgttggtgttgtggttgtgcatgttgtggaaggcgcagaacggtcggctgcccttgaatgactcaggctggtccctgccgcacttcgtgtccggctccgccgcgagcacggcgaatcccttgcgcttcacgtccttggccttggatttcttctcctccgggtcggtagctgggagctcgaggagggaaaggcgcccttcctcagcccttgcgcagttggttgccaggttgaacagctccagggatgtgcacagctcctcgtggatggcgagctcctccttcatcttgacatcgccaagggagaatgcagagatgatggcctcgttcgtcaccttggggatcttgaggcggacgttgttgaagcgctggatgtacttttggagggtctcCCCCGGTTGTtacttgacgcggcgcaggtcacccgcggctggggggggggcggtcgcgcgtgccctggaagttggcgacgaagcggtcgcgcatctcgttccaggaagagatggagcctggaggcaggttcaggagccacgagcgcgcgccatccttgagagccatgtgGAACCAGTTCGTcgtgactttctcgtcgccgttgaccgcctcgatgcttagctcgtagagctgcaagaactctacggggtcgggggtgccgtcgtagcgaggaggcagatccggcttgaacttgcccggccaggcgacgctacgcagctcgggggtgaaggcgcggcagccggccgtagTCACCGGGGCCtgccgtggaggtggagcctggtcttggcacCCATGCACTACCACGGCAAGCAGCACAtggccctgccgcggcaagcgatcctaacgcggcggtgcggggagcggtggagcgttctcttgcggtcgaggaacttcttgacagcttttttcttcacgcgcgggcgcttgGCGCGGCGGTcgcgccgcggagccgcgcgccttggcgccaaggcaccgtcttggtgcAGGGGTGGTGGAGGTGCtgcgtgagctacgtcgcccgtagctggcggtggacgaggcagcgagaggggcggtgtaggggagccccctgcggtgctgacgagttCGACGATGTGGTCCAGTCAGTCCTCGTAGAGATCGTCGAttgggcggtaacgcaggagctcgcgtgacATGAGTAGCGCGGCACGTGCGTCCATGGGAGTGTGACGAGCGTGAGACGAGGAACCGgcgggggtcagcgatggagtggcagtgcggccgtcccgtCGCACtgaggggtgcaacgaggatgcttgctgctcgttccccgctggaccgttggcggcgttggcggcgggtgacggagaacgacggggaggcccacagacaggagccgtctgggcgacgcgggcggagagggcggcccggcgctcagctcggGCGCGACGAGCTTCCCACATGGTTGCGACGAAGCGGTGGAACGCGGAgtgacggaaggaaagcttcggcgcacccctacctggcgcgccaaatgtcgaatttcaggttccggcaaaacccttaaggtttgaacactggggtgcgcgcgaagatctctccctcactgaTCACGTCCTCAAACACTTCACGATCTCTAGGCTAGGCACACTAACTCACAACACACGaaacacgagatttatactggttcgggccaccgttgcggtgtaataccctactcccgtgtggtggtagtggattgtcttttgggctgaggatgaatagtacaaggagaagaacagcctcctgaggtgaggtgttcttgtacttggtgaacttgtggttgtgaggatgggttggatctagtccaaATTAAGATGGCTGAGGCTCTccctccctactgtggtggctaatcctatttatagaggtcatggtcatcttcccaaatattgagcgggaagggatgccacaacggtaaattcgaaagggggcagctagtacagcttatcctgtcaaaagtagtcttcgcctgtcaaaggctctggtggtgacgtcgtcttgggctccatggtgacctccgtcttgtcgtcctgctggtcttggtctcattgcaccgatatggaaatctttACCTgatgtctcaaaactctttgtctGCATTTGTCTCCTTAACACCAAAGTGGAAATAAGaacactgtgcacgctggcgcccgcctggcacctgcctggccgtggtcgtcatggctcacgtcactgaaacctcgcgaggtttgccttgccttgatctcttcgtcccttgcgagccagcctggtaaggtcgctcccgaggaggtcttgtgtcgtccctctcgtgagggtcttgtatgcttgttggtgaagatgggccgtatggacCCGCTTGTAGAGCCACGCTGTGGGTCACAGACAGGCAAGTCTGTGGACTCGGTTCCAGAACATGAACATCGACAGACACCCGCTTTTCTGTACGATACACTGTGTATGTACAATGACAGGCGGATTATCCGGCCAAATTAATGCTAACAGAATCTAAAGCTCCACGCGCTATCGCACAACTACCTGATTAAATTGGTTGTTTGTGTCCCTAATTAACCGTAGCCTCTTTTTTCTGTGTGAGACTCGCTCCACGCATGGCATGCATATGCCGGTACTGCCTCCGTAATCCAAAGCAGCCTCACCTATTTTGATTGCGGCGATATGTTTCCTAATTGCGTTTTCAGTGCCGTGGATTTTAGTCCCGCTGAACTTATAATTCCTTGGCTATTGATTGCGTCTCTCTTTTAGCAGTTTTCCTATTTTGCGGGTACTCTTTTAGCAGCTTAACATTAACATTAAACTAGGATCAAATCAAGCACTAACACATATGCCATACGTAAACTCTGTTGCTCCAAACCAAACAGAAGTCCAACAACTTTATCAAAATTTTGGCATGTACAATGGCTATAAACCAAACAACACCATCTTATCAAAATTTTGGTCATGCCTTTGCTTTGGTCATGCCAATATTTTAGTGGGGCTAGCTGGGGctcaaaccaaacacaccctgacGTCCAGTAAGGACACAAAAGGCAGAGAGACCGGCCTAAGGGACGGCCGGAGCACTGAGAAGGATGCCGAGATCGGAGTGGTCGCTTGCGAGGGGGGTGGCCGCGTTGCCGCTGTAATCGAAGTGGTGGGCAGCGGACACTCTAGCTCTCAACAAGGCATTATGCCCTCTCTACCATAAACAAGTTTTTTCTAGTTCTCATTATCTATATTCGAAAATGCTGGACTTACATACAGATCAATTCCTACGTATTGAAGTCACGTCCTGACAAGTCCTGTTTTTACTCGTCTAATTAACCGAGCCTCCTAATTAACCCCCCTCGCCCCGAATTCAAtagggtgtccggacagccagtACATAAGATTTTCATAAGTTGCCAGTAGGTGTAGCATTGCTCATCTATATTTTATGCACTTCAATGTCTAGAGGGTTCTAGTACATGTTTTAGCTACGAAGTGTGTCGATTATAGCTATGTATGTCAATCCCCTAGCTATTCAAAGAATaaaatttattaaaaaaatactcTCTTCATTTTTGCATACAAGACTATTTTATTTTTCATATCAAACTTTGACTTGTAATTTTTCTCAATGAATATGGGTTATATTTCATAAaaaatactctctccgtcccataatataagagagtGTCAAAAACGTTATtattatattatggaacggagagagtacatcaTTAGAAAGTTCTTTGAAGTGCGCATCCAATAACATATTTCTTGTGACATATAACCTACGTTTTGTtgataaaattaatgatatgaagTGACCTTATTATATGAAAACAAAGAGAGTAAAATAGACAAATACCAGACAAACAGATACACTCCTTAGGTGCCATGTTCAATTAACGGTCATATTACAATCAACTTTGCAAAGGTCTACTGCCTCTGGCGGTCCTAAGCCCAACCAAACCACATTTCTTTTCTCCGTTCTAGCAAAGTTTGTCAAAAAATCACTACAACATTTTGGCAACGGTTAACATGAGCGATACAAGTACGAAGGGAAAACAAGTATTTAATCTCTGCTACTAGAAAGCAAGCACTGCCTATTCACATCTTCATTCTTGAGAATGTTCACCACAGAGACTTAGTCTACCTCCAGCAAATTAGAAAGTTGAATTGCTAAGGCTCCATACATTTTGGCAACTCAGCCTCCATTGCATCTCTGCAAGAAAAAAGTTCCTTGCACGATGAATAACTTATGTTGCCTGTGTTGTCACGAAGGAGCATTCCAGCTCCAACACCATCATTCGACGACCCGGATCCATCAGTATTTAACTTTATCCACCCTCCAGGAGGAGCAGCCCACTTGCGAGTCTGGTCAAAAAATGTGCTTCTCCGCCATGTCCACTTGCTAACGATGCTCGATCAGATCGTCTTCCACTAGCTTTTTTTGTTGTTACAACTTTAAGGCCTTCTTTGGTTTGAAGGAATTTCATAAAATATttagaggataggattcttataggattttttcctttagagccatttGGTTCATAGAAatagattcctattcctacataggattggttcctatccttcacatttcataggaaaataaaaatgagcctagactcaatgaaaaaattcctttggtgtcaaccaaatgacatctcgtttcttattcctactcataggatttgagatacatgtcatatcgtttcctataaaattcctattcctacgataatcctatcctatgaaccaaaagaggcctaaaTAGACTTGGTTATCATATTATTATTAGTAGCCTCGGTTGTCATATTAATTGCATTATTGGGGTTAGTATACAAttaccttttttctttcttttctgtcaTATTCTCCCCTTTGACCATTGTTCAAGGTTTTTACCATATTCATGTAGCCATCTTGGCAACTTAGTAATGCCACTTCACTTCCTTGACCTTTCTTGAGGGTTTTCACCCTATTCTTGTGGCTAAGCTGAATTCATCCAAAAAAACACGCAAACAATTATATAATATTTCAACGTGAGCTCCCGGATGTTTCGTGTCCCAGACACCGCTTTGACCTGAACACCTCGTTCACTCGCCATGCCTCTCCTTCTATGCTCCCGTCGAGCTCCGCCAAGAGATGGACAAGCCGTGAAATTCTTATCGATTCCATGACGTCGAGATTCATTGCAAGACACgttttttggaagaaaaaaaatagCAGCGCGGTCACCATCGGAGAAAAgttccattctactccctccgtaactAAATATAAGGCATTTTTTATGCCCTATACTAAATAAAAAAAACATGTTACAATTTGATACAAATGTAGTGTTTTTTAACACGGTATAAACGCAGATGTTTACTGCACACACACCTACATTATCACACGCACAGAAGGAGCGTTCCGCGAACAGCCCGAATGGGCAGCACAAGTTGCCAACCCTCGTTTTCACCCATGAAGTCAATCCTCAAATGATGATTTACACTCGTTCCAACCATCGATTATTCAAAGACTCGTTTTCACCAAGGATGTCTGTCCCGCGTCCCATTGACCAACCCACGCACCGTCCTCACCTCAACAGCTCTCGCCTCGCCATGCCTCTCCCGGTCCTGCTCGCCCTGCTCTGCGCCCTACACGCCCCCGCGAGCTCCGCGTCCACGGCGACCTACTCCCTCTCGCCAGGCCAGTCGCTCGCCGGCGACGACAAGCTCGTCTCCGGCGGCGGCAAGTTCGCGCTCGGCTTCATCCAGATCCCAGGCAGCGACAGCAACCCCTCCGGCTCCGGCGGCAACAGCACTCAGCTGGGCATATGGTTCAGCCTCAACCGTGTTCCCAAGCTGACACTGGTGTGGGTGGCCAACAGGGGAGGCAGCCCGGTGGCCGGCGCCGCGTCCCCGGAGCTCACgatctccggcgacggcaacctcGTCATCGTGGACCGCGGCAAAGTCGCCTGGTCCACCCGAGCCGACGTCAcagccaacaacaacaacaacagggcGGTCCTCCTTCTCCTGGACACCGGGAACCTCGTGTTGCGCAGCGCCTCCAACGCCTCCGACGTGATGTGGCAGAGCTTCGACCACCCCACGGACACTCTGCTCCCCGGCGCCACCATCGGGCTGGACAAGGTCAccggccggagccgccgcctcgtctccaGGAAGAACCGGATCGACCAGGCTCCGGGCGCCTACTCCATGGAGCTGGGCCGGAGCGGCGTCGTCCAGATGCTGTGGGACGCGTCCGTGCCCTACTGGTCCAGCGGGGAGTGGAACGGCGACTACTTCAGCTCGGTGCCGGAGATGACCGCCCGCCACCTGATAGGCTCCACCTTCGTCAACGACGACCGGGAGGTGTCCTTCGCCTACCACCTGCTCGACGAAACCATCACCATGTACAGCTTCCTGGACGTGTCCGGGCAGAGGAAGATGCTGGTCTGGCAGGATGCCACGCGGGACTGGGTGACGGTCTACGTCCACCCCACCACCCAGTGCGAGGTGCACGCCGTCTGCGGGCCATTCACGGCCTGCGACGACAGCGCGCCGGCGCCGTGCAGCTGCATGAAGGGGTTCTCCGTGGGTTCGCCTGAGGATTGGGACCTTGACGATCGGAGCACGAGCGGTTGCAGAAGGAACACTCAGCTGAATTGTGCTAGCATTAGCAACGGCACCATGGTTGGCATGGCTGACATGTTCTACGCCATGCCGGCCGTCAGGTTACCCTATAACCCCCACGGCGCCGCGGGATATGTCGCCAGCGCAGCCGAATGCGAGCAGGTCTGTCTGAGCAACTGCTCTTGCACTGCATATTCCTTTGGCAGTGGTGGCTGTTCTATGTGGCATGGTGGATTGCTGAACGTAAAACAACGCCAGATTGATGGTGCTTCTTCCAGCGGTGATGGCGAAATTCTTCACATCCGCCTCGCGGCGAAAGAGTTCCGGACCCGGAAAAACAACAGTGTAGTTATCATTTTGGTTGCCATTGGTGCAGGCCTCAACGCTTTGGTTATCTTGGTACTCGTCGTAGCGCTACGCAGGACCAGGAGGAACAAAAGGTACAGTGAAACATTGGACAAAATCCATGGTGGCAGTGGGCTTGTTTCATTCAGATACAGCGATTTGCGGCGTGCAACTAGAGATTTCTCAGAGAAGATTGGGGCAGGTGGTTTTGGTTCTGTGTTCAAGGGGTCGCTAAATGATTCGACCACTATAGCGGTGAAAAGGCTTTACGGTTGTTATCAACAAGAGAAGCAGTTCAGGGCTGAGGTGAGTTCAATTGGAATCCTCCACCATACAAATTTAGTCAAAATGGTTGGTTTCTGTTGTGAGGGCGACAAGAAGCTTCTTGTCTACGAACACATGCCAAACAGTTCCCTTGATGCCCATCTGTTCAGGAGCAGTGCCAAAGCTCTGAATTGGAGAACCAGATACCAGATAGCTCTTGGAGTTGCCAGGGGGCTGGCATACTTGCACGAGAGCTGCCTGGACTACATCATACACTGCGATATAAAGCCGCAAAACATACTTCTCGACGCGTTGTTCGTTCCTAAGATCGCCGACTTCGGGATGGCAAAGCTTCTCACAAGGGATTTTAGCCGGGTCATGACCACAACCAGGG
The window above is part of the Triticum aestivum cultivar Chinese Spring chromosome 2A, IWGSC CS RefSeq v2.1, whole genome shotgun sequence genome. Proteins encoded here:
- the LOC123189193 gene encoding G-type lectin S-receptor-like serine/threonine-protein kinase At2g19130; this translates as MSVPRPIDQPTHRPHLNSSRLAMPLPVLLALLCALHAPASSASTATYSLSPGQSLAGDDKLVSGGGKFALGFIQIPGSDSNPSGSGGNSTQLGIWFSLNRVPKLTLVWVANRGGSPVAGAASPELTISGDGNLVIVDRGKVAWSTRADVTANNNNNRAVLLLLDTGNLVLRSASNASDVMWQSFDHPTDTLLPGATIGLDKVTGRSRRLVSRKNRIDQAPGAYSMELGRSGVVQMLWDASVPYWSSGEWNGDYFSSVPEMTARHLIGSTFVNDDREVSFAYHLLDETITMYSFLDVSGQRKMLVWQDATRDWVTVYVHPTTQCEVHAVCGPFTACDDSAPAPCSCMKGFSVGSPEDWDLDDRSTSGCRRNTQLNCASISNGTMVGMADMFYAMPAVRLPYNPHGAAGYVASAAECEQVCLSNCSCTAYSFGSGGCSMWHGGLLNVKQRQIDGASSSGDGEILHIRLAAKEFRTRKNNSVVIILVAIGAGLNALVILVLVVALRRTRRNKRYSETLDKIHGGSGLVSFRYSDLRRATRDFSEKIGAGGFGSVFKGSLNDSTTIAVKRLYGCYQQEKQFRAEVSSIGILHHTNLVKMVGFCCEGDKKLLVYEHMPNSSLDAHLFRSSAKALNWRTRYQIALGVARGLAYLHESCLDYIIHCDIKPQNILLDALFVPKIADFGMAKLLTRDFSRVMTTTRGTIGYLAPEWISGVAITPKVDVYGYGMVLLEIISGRMNANEECGSSGDGIVYFPIQMARKLLEGNVMSFVDDRLNGDVIVDEVERACKVACWCIQDREFERPTMGKVVQILEGLVEVDTPPMPKLLEAIAGRSHSACT